One segment of Sphingomonas telluris DNA contains the following:
- the tpiA gene encoding triose-phosphate isomerase — protein sequence MTRRMYVVGNWKMHGVAEDIPQIQAIAEGAKSYPGVDVALCVPSILIERAARAVPGFPIGAQDVHFAEKGAHTGCVSSAMLRDAGAKLTIVGHSERREGQHESDEEVRSKAKAALADDLSVILCVGESLAIREAGTAVMTVQAQLDASLPEGAVGSVATRLAVAYEPIWAIGTGKVASLADLGEMHAALRERLLVAYGDAGREVRILYGGSVNASNAAEIFAVEDVDGALVGGASLTADKFLPIVEAAAAIHR from the coding sequence ATGACGCGGCGGATGTACGTGGTGGGCAACTGGAAGATGCACGGCGTGGCCGAGGATATTCCTCAGATCCAGGCCATCGCCGAGGGAGCGAAGTCGTATCCGGGCGTCGATGTTGCTCTGTGCGTGCCCTCGATCCTGATCGAACGCGCGGCTCGCGCCGTTCCCGGCTTTCCGATCGGAGCGCAGGACGTCCATTTCGCCGAGAAGGGTGCGCACACGGGCTGCGTCTCCTCCGCCATGCTGCGCGATGCGGGTGCGAAACTGACGATCGTCGGTCACTCGGAACGCCGCGAAGGCCAGCATGAGAGCGACGAGGAAGTCCGGTCGAAGGCCAAGGCCGCGCTCGCCGACGACCTCTCAGTCATTCTTTGCGTCGGCGAAAGCCTCGCCATCCGCGAAGCCGGTACAGCCGTTATGACGGTTCAGGCGCAGCTCGACGCGTCTCTGCCCGAGGGAGCCGTCGGTTCGGTCGCCACCCGTCTGGCCGTCGCCTACGAGCCCATCTGGGCGATCGGAACGGGCAAGGTCGCGTCGCTGGCCGACCTTGGTGAGATGCATGCGGCCCTGCGGGAGCGCCTGCTGGTCGCTTATGGCGATGCCGGCCGCGAAGTGCGCATCCTGTATGGTGGGTCGGTGAATGCATCAAACGCGGCGGAGATTTTCGCGGTAGAGGATGTCGATGGAGCCCTGGTCGGCGGCGCCAGCTTGACCGCGGACAAGTTCCTTCCGATCGTGGAAGCCGCAGCAGCGATTCACCGTTGA
- the secG gene encoding preprotein translocase subunit SecG has protein sequence MFKFLLIVQTLVAASLVSVILMQRSEGGGLGVGGSSSGFMTARGAADFLTRSTAVLGGLFIVLSILLAAIAGASREPAKVDTSLVNQVAPAQQQPQQGAPAPSTQPATTPAGPTQNQNAPAVPLAQ, from the coding sequence ATGTTCAAGTTTCTTCTGATCGTTCAGACGCTCGTTGCCGCATCGCTCGTCAGCGTCATCCTGATGCAGCGCTCGGAAGGCGGCGGCCTCGGTGTCGGCGGCAGCTCCTCGGGTTTCATGACGGCGCGCGGCGCTGCCGACTTCCTGACGCGATCGACGGCCGTCCTCGGCGGACTTTTCATCGTCCTGTCGATCCTGCTCGCGGCGATTGCGGGCGCCTCGCGTGAGCCAGCAAAGGTCGACACGTCGCTGGTCAACCAGGTCGCCCCCGCGCAGCAGCAGCCGCAGCAGGGTGCTCCGGCTCCGTCGACCCAGCCGGCCACCACGCCCGCTGGTCCGACGCAGAACCAGAACGCACCGGCCGTTCCGCTGGCGCAGTAA
- a CDS encoding CTP synthase, which produces MARFIFVTGGVVSSLGKGLLSASLGALLQARGYKVRIRKFDPYLNVDPGTMSPYQHGEVYVTDDGAETDLDLGHYERFTGVSSRQSDNITTGRIYRDIIAKERRGDYLGATVQVIPHVTNAIKEFALSDIDGCDFVICEIGGTVGDIESLPFIESIRQLRNDLGRGNSVSVHTTLVPWIAAAGELKTKPTQQSVREIASLGVQPEVLLCRCDRPLPESEREKIALFCNVRKTAVIPALDARNIYDVPLQYHEAGLDDEVLYAFGIEDAPRPDLSRWNEVMDAIDHYDSEVTIGVVGKYVGLPDAYKSLREALIHGGIANRTKVNIQWLDAEMFQHPDAKLAEELEPLHGILVPGGFGERGSEGKIASVQFARERKVPFFGICLGMQMACIEAARNQAGIKEASTTEFGETSEPVVGLITEWMSAEGLQERAAGGDLGGTMRLGAYPAKLDGNSVVRGVYGQDEISERHRHRYEVNIHYKDALEKGGLVFSGMSPDGRLPEIVERPDHPWFIGVQFHPELKSRPFEPHPLFAGFIGAALKQSRLV; this is translated from the coding sequence ATGGCGCGGTTCATTTTTGTCACCGGCGGCGTGGTCTCATCGCTTGGTAAGGGTCTCCTTTCAGCCTCTCTCGGGGCTCTCCTTCAGGCGCGTGGCTACAAGGTCCGCATTCGTAAGTTCGACCCGTATCTCAACGTAGATCCGGGCACGATGTCCCCGTACCAGCACGGCGAGGTCTACGTGACCGACGATGGCGCGGAGACCGACCTCGACCTCGGCCACTACGAGCGCTTCACCGGCGTTTCGTCGCGCCAGTCGGACAACATCACCACCGGCCGCATTTACCGCGACATCATCGCGAAGGAGCGCCGCGGCGACTATCTCGGTGCGACCGTGCAGGTCATCCCGCACGTCACGAACGCCATCAAGGAATTCGCGCTCAGCGATATCGACGGTTGCGATTTCGTCATCTGTGAGATCGGCGGGACGGTCGGCGACATCGAGAGCCTTCCCTTCATCGAATCGATCCGGCAGCTCCGGAACGACCTTGGACGCGGCAATTCGGTCAGCGTTCACACGACGCTGGTTCCCTGGATCGCGGCCGCGGGCGAGCTCAAGACCAAGCCGACGCAGCAGTCGGTGCGCGAAATCGCCAGCCTCGGCGTGCAGCCCGAAGTGCTGCTGTGCCGCTGCGACCGACCGCTGCCGGAATCCGAGCGCGAGAAGATTGCGCTGTTCTGCAACGTCCGGAAGACGGCGGTCATCCCGGCGCTCGACGCGCGCAATATCTACGACGTGCCGCTTCAGTATCATGAAGCCGGTCTCGACGATGAAGTGCTCTATGCCTTCGGGATCGAAGACGCGCCTCGGCCGGATTTGAGCCGCTGGAACGAGGTGATGGACGCGATCGACCATTACGACAGCGAAGTCACGATCGGCGTGGTCGGGAAGTACGTCGGGCTTCCCGACGCCTACAAGAGCCTTCGCGAAGCGCTCATCCACGGCGGCATCGCCAACCGCACCAAGGTCAACATCCAGTGGCTGGACGCGGAAATGTTCCAACATCCCGACGCCAAGCTCGCCGAGGAGCTCGAGCCACTGCACGGCATCCTCGTTCCCGGCGGCTTCGGCGAGCGTGGAAGCGAAGGCAAGATCGCGTCGGTCCAGTTCGCCCGCGAGCGCAAAGTGCCCTTCTTCGGCATCTGCCTCGGCATGCAGATGGCGTGCATCGAGGCCGCCCGGAACCAGGCGGGGATCAAGGAAGCATCCACGACCGAGTTCGGCGAGACTTCGGAACCGGTTGTCGGCCTCATCACCGAGTGGATGAGCGCGGAGGGCCTGCAGGAGCGTGCCGCCGGTGGCGACCTTGGCGGAACGATGCGTCTCGGCGCCTATCCGGCGAAACTCGACGGCAATAGCGTCGTCCGTGGCGTCTACGGTCAGGACGAGATCAGCGAGCGCCATCGCCACCGCTACGAGGTCAACATCCACTACAAGGACGCACTCGAGAAGGGCGGCCTCGTGTTCTCCGGGATGTCGCCTGACGGCCGCTTGCCGGAAATCGTCGAGCGTCCGGACCACCCATGGTTCATCGGGGTCCAGTTCCACCCGGAACTGAAGAGCCGGCCGTTCGAACCGCATCCGCTCTTCGCCGGCTTCATCGGTGCCGCGCTGAAGCAGTCGCGGCTGGTCTAG
- a CDS encoding lmo0937 family membrane protein, with amino-acid sequence MLATIAIILIVLWLVGLVAFKTVGAAIHILLLIGVIMLVLHFVRGRRAV; translated from the coding sequence ATGCTCGCAACCATCGCCATTATCCTCATCGTTCTGTGGCTCGTCGGCCTCGTCGCCTTCAAGACGGTGGGCGCTGCGATCCACATCCTCCTGCTGATCGGCGTGATCATGCTGGTGCTGCACTTCGTTCGCGGGCGCAGGGCGGTCTAG
- the trxB gene encoding thioredoxin-disulfide reductase, whose amino-acid sequence MTNTISTRVAILGSGPAGLTAAIYAARAGLSPIVIQGIQPGGQLTTTTDVENYPGFRDVIQGPWLMEEMQAQAEHVGTRMVWDHISAVDLRSRPIRLTGDSGTQYFADTLIIATGAQAKWLNLPSEEHMKGRGASACATCDGFFYRGKRVAVIGGGNTAVEEALYLTNHSHDVTLIHRRDSLRAEKILQDRLFANPHIKIIWDSEVAEFVAGGEPEALVGLDIKNRLTGEVSRIPVEGAFVAIGHKPATELFADQLKLDSDGYIGVETGTTRTSIPGVFACGDVMDKIYRQAVTAAGTGCMAALDAERYLAAQEFEALAAE is encoded by the coding sequence ATGACGAACACCATTTCCACCCGCGTCGCGATTCTCGGGTCGGGCCCGGCAGGCCTTACGGCGGCCATTTACGCCGCTCGGGCCGGTCTTTCGCCCATCGTGATCCAGGGCATCCAGCCCGGTGGTCAACTCACGACCACCACCGACGTAGAGAACTATCCCGGCTTCCGTGACGTCATTCAAGGGCCGTGGCTGATGGAGGAAATGCAGGCGCAGGCCGAGCATGTCGGAACGCGCATGGTGTGGGATCACATTTCTGCGGTCGACCTGCGGAGCCGTCCGATTCGCCTGACCGGCGACAGCGGCACGCAATATTTCGCCGATACGTTGATCATCGCCACTGGCGCTCAGGCGAAGTGGCTCAACTTGCCGTCCGAAGAGCATATGAAGGGCAGGGGCGCGTCCGCATGCGCGACCTGCGACGGCTTCTTCTACCGCGGGAAGCGGGTCGCGGTCATCGGCGGCGGCAATACGGCGGTCGAGGAAGCGCTCTACCTCACGAACCATAGCCATGACGTCACGCTGATCCATCGCCGCGACAGCCTTCGCGCCGAGAAGATCCTGCAGGACCGTCTGTTTGCCAATCCACACATCAAGATCATCTGGGATTCGGAAGTCGCCGAATTCGTTGCCGGCGGTGAACCCGAAGCGCTCGTCGGTCTCGACATCAAGAACCGGCTCACGGGGGAGGTTAGCCGCATTCCGGTCGAGGGCGCTTTCGTCGCAATCGGCCACAAGCCCGCTACGGAGTTGTTCGCCGATCAGCTCAAGCTCGACAGCGATGGTTACATCGGGGTCGAGACGGGGACGACGCGCACCAGCATTCCGGGCGTGTTCGCCTGCGGTGACGTCATGGACAAGATTTACCGCCAGGCGGTGACTGCCGCTGGAACGGGCTGCATGGCCGCGCTCGACGCTGAAAGGTATCTGGCGGCGCAGGAATTCGAGGCGCTGGCCGCCGAATAG
- a CDS encoding acyl carrier protein, with translation MLKKVEKAPDEVIAEVTLRELLAQVLGLAEGQVSGFADSTALFGALPEFDSMAVANFLTALEERLGALIEDDDVDAEDFASFGSLLAFVERLQSR, from the coding sequence GTGCTGAAGAAGGTTGAGAAAGCGCCCGACGAGGTCATCGCCGAGGTGACCCTGCGTGAGTTGCTCGCGCAGGTTCTCGGGCTTGCAGAGGGGCAGGTCAGCGGCTTCGCGGATTCGACTGCGCTGTTCGGCGCTCTTCCCGAATTCGATTCGATGGCTGTCGCGAATTTCCTGACCGCGCTCGAAGAGCGGCTCGGCGCCCTCATCGAAGACGATGACGTCGACGCCGAAGACTTCGCCAGCTTCGGTAGCCTGCTGGCCTTTGTAGAGCGGCTTCAAAGCCGCTGA